Within the Candidatus Dormiibacterota bacterium genome, the region GGGATCGTAGGATACCGTGGCGCCCATCTGCTCGAACATCGAGCGAAGCGGAATAAGAATGGTGCCGTTGCGCACCAAGGCGGCCAGCACCCGATCTTGCTTGAGAACGTCGGGGTTTGCATAGACGTGATGGTCGTTGTAGAGGATCGGGATCGTGCCCGAAGGTGGCACACCAAAGTCAGGCGTGCCCTGCGCGTGGGAGATCGCCGGTGCCCAGAGGGCCATCGCTGCGAAGATTGCAGCGCATGGCCAAGAGAGTAGTCGCATTGTTTGATTCTTTCTATCCGGGTTTCCAATGTTGCCCCGGAGGATGGGGGTTGGGCCGAGGTCCTACCTGGCGGCCACTAGGGAAGAAGGTACCGCCTTCTTTCCCCGGCACCCTCTATAATCAGGTATTAATCTTTGGGTGAGCCCCCTTGCCGCCGCTGCTATAATCGAGGGACTGTGAAAGAGAAGATCCACCCTACGTGGTATCCGGAGGCCCGCGTACACTGCGCCTGCGGGAGCACCTTCACCACCGGCTCGACCCGAAAAGAGATCGCGGTCGAGATCTGTTCGGCGTGCCATCCGCTCTTCACGGGCCAGCAGAAGCTGATCGACACGGCCGGACGCGTGGACAAGTTCAACCAGCGTGCCGCAATCGCACGGCGCAAGCAAGAGGAGGCGGCGGCTCGCTCCAAGGAACGCGCAGCGAAGAAGGCCGCGGCGGAAGCGTAAGCGGCGGTCGTGGACGAGCGCGCGTTCGAGCGCCTCGAGGCGACCAGCCGGCGGTTCGACGAGATCGAGGCCGAGCTGGCGGCAGCCGGCGGCGCGTTCGATCAGGCTACGTTTACCGGTCTGGTCAAGGAACGCGCTCGTCTGGTTGAGACGGTCGAGGCGTATCGTGCCTATCGCGCGGCCCTCGAAGCCCTCGAGGCGAATGCCGTATTGCTTGCCGACCCGGAGATGCGCGAGCTCGCGGAGGA harbors:
- the rpmE gene encoding 50S ribosomal protein L31 — protein: MKEKIHPTWYPEARVHCACGSTFTTGSTRKEIAVEICSACHPLFTGQQKLIDTAGRVDKFNQRAAIARRKQEEAAARSKERAAKKAAAEA